CTACATTAGGAAAGGATCACTCAGCCTGACTAAggggatatgaactcgccaaaagggAGAACTGGTGGATTGAATGGTGACATAAGAGGGGTGGAGAGTCTCTTGATACTATCGAGCTTCGattgttgcttgatatgacgcacaagtccaacaaagaaagaaatggtGGATCGAAGGGTCGCACAGCAGATGCGGAAAGCTGCTGAATTCCCGAAGCCAAtttgttgccggatgtgacccaccggtccaacaaagaaGCAATCTCGatccgttgcttgatatgacgcacaagtccaacGGGAAAGAGGTGTTTACTTGAAGCTAACCACACCAAGAAATGAGAAGTGAGAATCCATCTCAAggttccaaaaataataatcaaagcttattttatttcattgatcaaatggtCTTTATATAATAGGCAAAGCATACAAAAGGTTGGAATACAAAAGACTAGTCAAACATAGAAATTAGCAACTTATAAAAACAAGGAAGACTTGACCAAAGACTTTGATTTGACCAAAATCATAAATGTCTTGACTTGACCGAAATTGAAGGATTGTAGACGTAAGACTCTTCGGCTGGTCTGGTGCTTCCAAAATGGTCGACGGTCTTTAAATTGCCGtcagattgatatattatacGACCATCACTTATAATTTCTTGTTGGGCCTTTCTTTCTTTAGGCGGGTACATGTTTATAAACACATTTGAAATATAGTTCAAGCCCATCTCGTTTAATCGCAAACCCCTAAGCCAAACCTTCTTGATTTATTTCTGCTGCTGATTCGGGgcgcatcattccctccttTAAAAAGATTTGCCCTCAAATTTGTCTTTCTTTAGCTTCAGATGGGATGATCTCTTGGCTTTCCGtagaaccattttttttttataaacaaaagaagatgaaaggTAGAAGATGGATAAAGAAGATGGAAAGATGAGAAAATGAACAGACAAGTACCGGTTGAGTGGCTCTAATACCACTTGATGCGTCCTACATTAGGAAATGATCACTCAGCCGGACTAAggggatatgaactcgccaaaagggAGATCTGGTGGATTGAATGGTGACAAAAGAGGGGCGGAgagtctcttgatactaccgAGCTTCTattgttgcttgatatgacgcacaagtccaacAAAGGAAGAAATGGTGGATCGAAGGGTCGCACAGCAGATGCGGAAGGGTGCTGATATTCCCGAAGCCAAtttgttgccggatgtgacgcaccggtccaaaaaagaagcaatctcaatccgttgcttgatatgacgcacaagtccaacGGGAAAGAGGTGTTTActtggagctaaccacaccaagAAACGAGAAGTGAGAATCTATCTCAAggttccaaaaataataatcaaagcttattttatttcattgatcaaatggcCTTTATATATTAGGCGAAGCATACAAAAGGTTGGAATACAAAATACTAGCCAAACATAGAAATTAGCAACTTATAAAAACAAGGAAGACTTGACCAAAGACTTTGATTTGACCAAAATCATAAATGTCTTGACTTGACCGAAATTGAAGGATTGTAGACGTAAGACTCTTCGGCTGGTCTCGTGCTTCCACATGGTCGACGGTCTCTGAATTGCCGtcagattgatatattatacGACCATCACTTATAATTTCTTGTTGGACCTTTCTTTCTTTGGTCAGATACatgtttataaatacatttGCAATATACTTCAAGCCCATCTCGTTTAATCGAAAACCCATAAACCAAAccttcttgttttgtttctgctGCTGATTCGGGGCCAAAAAATTTGGTCCGCATCACAAGACGATTCTTAATGGGAAAAATATCGACGCCATTTACGAGCTCTGGGAAGTCAGCTACGCCGTAGAATTCAAACTCCCCGAGGACGATGAGACTCCAGAGAATGTGAGACCGGGGTACTGTGGAGCTTACGTGTCTCATTTCGAGGCCGGCGGCTTATCGTTTTCTCTTCCTCGTTTTCTTCTCGAGGTGCTGGCAGAGATCAAGATGGCGTTTACCCAGATGGCGCCTAACTTCTTCCGGTATTTCTTGGGTTGCTGGGTCCGAGCTCAGGAGGAAGGTCTCGAATTTGGTCTCGGGGAGTTGAGGCAATTATTTGCCATAAAGCGAAACAACGGCTTCCCTGGCACGATGATTCTTGCTCCTCGAGGTGGTCGTGGTATCATCGAAGGCATTCCTAATAAGGATGATCGATGGAGGGAGAAGTTCTTCGTTTTTAAGATAAACTCGGCGTCGGAAGGAGACTTCGATTTCGAGAGGATCCCTCGGGAATGGTCCGACGATATTGgtgagtatatatattttttattatcattatcatttcCTCTTGGTAAATGATgtctgttgttgtttttttgtttttttgttttttattttttttttaagataattcCTTTTATCTATAGACCCTTTTGAATCTGCGCCTATGTCTCCCGAGCTTCGTGGGTTAATGGAGACTTTGCGTCGAGGTAGCACTCGATGGCTCTCCTTTACTCCTGACCGAATTCGAGCCGCCTGCGCTCTCCCACCGGGTGCGAATCATGCTACTCTTATCGCCTTGGTGGCCCCTGTTCGGCCCAAGAGAGGCCGGGGCACCAAAAGTAAGTGAGTATTatatttctcttctttctggCATGATTTGGGGCGCTTCGTTGATATGATCCtaagttttcttttctttttagggaagaaggagaaagaggGGTTGCTCGATCGTCCTGACGAATCTTCTGAGGCCGGGTCATTAGAGCGAGCTCGGAAAGTCCAGCGGGGGCAGGTCCTTAGACCGAGGTCGCAGGCTCAGTCTCGTGGTCTTCTTGCTAGTCCAGTTTCGGTCGCTATTCCATCTGGTGGAGCTCGTGAGGCACCGGATACTTCGGCGTGCTCTGCTGGTGATCGAGCTCTTAATGACGAGATCGATTCGTCATCTCATCGATCTCGACGTCGGGTATTGGAGGAGATTAACTCTGTGACTTCGGGATCGTCGAGCCCGAGACTTTCTCCGCCGTTACGTGCTTCTGGTGAAGGCAATTCGCGGGTTAACCCCGGTGTCTTTACTTCGAGCGTGCCCGAAGCTTTTTCGTGGTCGTTTGCGTATGACAGCGAGATCCCTATCCTTGAGAACCCCGACTCCCTTGCAGCGATTTGGTGTAAGGTCAGAGCAGAAGGATGCAAGCTACCTTCTTTGGAGCACATGCGAGAGCGCGATACCTATGTTCGGATGGCGGTCGCAAATGCCAAGGTACGTTGTCTTCGCTTGATTTTTTATGGACCGGGATGCTTAGTTTTGACGCTATCGTTTTGCTTAGGCTATGGAGGCAAGCAACGATTATGCCGCTTTAATGGAGGGACGATTGGCAAATTTTCCTAGTAAGGAAGAGATTGCGGGTCACATTCTCACGATCCAACAGCTTTGGGGTGAGTTGGATGCTGCTCGGGAGGCAGAGAGACAGCGCGAAGTGGAGATTGAGGAATTGAAGAAGAATTTGGCGGCTGCTAAGGCAGAAAAGGTCGTTGTTCAGAGCGACCTTGACTCGATGAACGAGAAGTATAGGCGAGAGATCGAAGGTCAGGATAGGAAAGCTCGCAAAGATCTCCATCTAGTTCGTGTCTCTCTTGCGAAGGAGTTCGAGGGGGTTTTGGCTGTGGTCAAGGGTAAGTTggagcagaagaagaaagaaacggCCGCGGAGATTCTTTTGCAAGAGACGCGAGCTCGTATTGAGGCTTTGACCGAGTATAGTGAGGGCGGCTACGAGCTCGAGCTGAGTTGGAGCGTCTTAAAGACCTGGAGGATTCGCTCGACGTCGATTACGGTCTTGCTTCGGTGTCAGACCCTTCTCTTGGTCATCTCGATCTCCCCGAGATCTCCGGAGACTCGGTCAGCCAGGATTGATGTGAGAGTTATTTCGATTTAGTTTGAAGTTTGCTATGTTTTATATGCAtactttttgtgtgtttttgttgttggagaaacatatatatgtttccaACGGATTTATGGGATAATACCTCTTTAATCATATGTTTCCGATTTGTTTTAAGCCTCATTGAGCTTGTTGTTTTATCCTTTGGAAGGCGTGAAACAGAGACTGATCAGGAATCTGTTTTGTGGGCCTTTATATGGCCTGATAGCAAGTTGGTAAATGGGTTATGCTTAGGAATTAGATTTTCAAAGTGATGAAAGAAAGCTAACGGCTGCTTGCTCGGTTGTTTGGGCTGTGCTCGGTGACGAGCTgtctacgtacccctttcgagggaTCAAGCCTTATCGTAGTTCCATTTTTGACTGAGCTGTAGGCATTGATGGCCCCCTAGCTCGAAGCTTTTGCAGTTCTATTGAGGTTCGTGTTTGCGTTATTTGTAGTATTTCCTTAAGTTGTAGGCGTTCCAAGGTCTCATTTCTGGGAGGCCTGTTTTGCACTTTTCTAGCTCGTAGACTCTTATTCGGATTTCTTTAGTTACtttgtatggtccttcccatTTTGTTCCTAGCTTTCCTGCTCCCGGCTCTTTCGTTCCGTCGAACACTTTCCGGAGAACTAGGTCGCCTACGGAGAAAGCGCGTTTCTTACGTTGGAATCATAATAACGTGCCGCAGCTTGTTGGTAATTTTGTACGCGTATTGGTGCTTTTTCACGTCGTTCCTTGATCATATCCAGCTGATGGATTAACAACTCTTCATTGAGTTCGGCGTCTTCTGGACATGTTCTTCGTCGCTGACTTGGGACCTCAATTTCGGCTGGGATTGCGGCCTCGATTCCGTAAGACAATGAAAACGGAGTTTCACCGGTTGCGGTGTGGGGGGTTGTTCTGTAGGCCCATAGGATACCATGCAGCTCTTTTCCCCACCTCTCCTTCTTGAGGTCGAGCCTCTTCTTGAGGTTGTTCATTATAGTCTTATTTGCGGCTTCGGCATGACCGTTGCATTTTGGGTATCGGGGGCTCGCAGCCTTAATCTTGATTTTCCATTTCACGCAAAATTCGTCGAACATTTTGGAAATGAATTGTGGTCCGTTGTCGGTTACTATTTCGTATGGTAGACCATGTcgacagatgatgtttttccaaatGAAGCTGGTTACCATCGTGGAAGTGACATTTGAGAATGCTTCGGCCTCGATCCACTTGGTGAAATAGTCGGTTAATACCAGAAGAAATCGCAGCTGGGCTGGTCCAGAAGGTATTAGCGGGCCTACCACATCCATGGACCATTTCATGAAAGGGTATGATGAGGATATCGTAGACAATTTTTGAGTCGGTTGATGTATCATCGGTgcgtgcctttggcatttgTTGCATTTTAACGCGAATTGCTCGCTATCATCGGCGATTGTTGGCCAGAAGTAGCCTAATTTCTTTATCCTAACTGCTAGGGATCGTCCCCCGGTGTGGCTTCTGCATGCTCCCCCGTGAGTTTGTTTCAGGATTGTGAACGTGTCCTTAGGGGATACACCTAATAGATAGGGCTCGTCTAGACTTCTTTTGTATAGTTTTTCCTCCATGATACAATAGCGCGAACTCCGGGCTTTTATTTTTCGAGCTTCCCATCTCTCGGCGTGGAGCTCGCCGTcctttatatatttgaatatcgGGGTTCTCTAATCTGGTCTGGCTTCCTTCTTGAAGGCTTCGTGTGCCTCGTTTCTGGTTTCATGGACGGCCTCTTCAGGGATAGCTGCGGTGGTCGCTGTTCTTCTGGTCCCGATGCGCGATGTGTTCGGGGCCAATTGGTTGTCGGGCTCGTCGCTGTTTTCGTTGCCGAGACCCTGGCTTTCTCTTCGTGCCCTACTTCGCGTAGTGATTGCATCAATGCATGGGGGACTGTTTTCCTGAAGGTCGATTCCCTTACATGTGAGATTTATGCTTGGTTTATCTATTCCTTCTACTGGTATTATTCTTTTTACCGCCGAATTGGAAGTTGAAGCCAGCGCGGCCAGCGCGTCCGCTGACGTATTATCACCCCTTGGGATTTTTGTTAGTTCGAACTTGTCGAACTGCTGAGCGATTTCTTGCAGGACTGAAAGGTATGCTTCCATTCTTTCGTTTTTTGCTTTGTGTTCTCCGTGGAATTAGCTTGTGACTAATTGCGAGTCACTGAAGGCACTGATTTCGCGGGCACTGATGCTTCTTGCAAGCCGTAACCCCGCGATCAGAGATTCGTATTCGGCTTCGTTGGTCGACGCGCTGAACCCTAGGCGAAATGATTGTTCGATCATTTCTCCCGTCGGGGATTCGAGCTTTATTCCGATTCTGG
This region of Brassica napus cultivar Da-Ae chromosome C5, Da-Ae, whole genome shotgun sequence genomic DNA includes:
- the LOC106411983 gene encoding uncharacterized protein LOC106411983: MAFTQMAPNFFRYFLGCWVRAQEEGLEFGLGELRQLFAIKRNNGFPGTMILAPRGGRGIIEGIPNKDDRWREKFFVFKINSASEGDFDFERIPREWSDDIDPFESAPMSPELRGLMETLRRGSTRWLSFTPDRIRAACALPPGANHATLIALVAPVRPKRGRGTKRKKEKEGLLDRPDESSEAGSLERARKVQRGQVLRPRSQAQSRGLLASPVSVAIPSGGAREAPDTSACSAGDRALNDEIDSSSHRSRRRVLEEINSVTSGSSSPRLSPPLRASGEGNSRVNPGVFTSSVPEAFSWSFAYDSEIPILENPDSLAAIWCKVRAEGCKLPSLEHMRERDTYVRMAVANAKAMEASNDYAALMEGRLANFPSKEEIAGHILTIQQLWGELDAAREAERQREVEIEELKKNLAAAKAEKVVVQSDLDSMNEKYRREIEGQDRKARKDLHLVRVSLAKEFEGVLAVVKGKLEQKKKETAAEILLQETRARIEALTEYSEGGYELELSWSVLKTWRIRSTSITVLLRCQTLLLVISISPRSPETRSARIDVRVISI